In Persicimonas caeni, a single window of DNA contains:
- a CDS encoding isopenicillin N synthase family dioxygenase: MTVEQTIPVVNLADYDSDDPEVREAFVKKFGEGLNDLGFVAVEGHGVPQELIDRNYELFEEFFALDEETKGKYEQPDSGRQRGYTPFGMEHAKDNEKPDLKEFWHVGREFDADSPLAKRMPQNVWPDELPAFRDNTLALYDALEASAHKMLAAISEYLGQPKDFIPSKAQDGNSIIRIIHYPVCDGFDEPGQMRAAEHEDINLITLLPAATDSGLEILTRDGEWLPVPSLEGQLIVDTGDMMKRLTNDVIPATTHRVVNPEGEPEPRYSMPFFVHPHPDASLEVIADCVPEGEEPKYEPTTADEYLQERLRAIGVA; this comes from the coding sequence ATGACGGTCGAGCAGACGATTCCGGTAGTCAATCTGGCAGATTACGACAGCGACGACCCCGAGGTGCGCGAGGCGTTCGTCAAGAAGTTCGGGGAGGGCTTGAACGACCTCGGTTTCGTGGCCGTCGAGGGCCACGGCGTGCCCCAGGAGCTCATCGACCGCAACTACGAGCTGTTCGAAGAGTTCTTCGCGCTCGACGAGGAGACCAAGGGTAAGTACGAGCAGCCCGACAGCGGCCGCCAGCGCGGCTATACGCCGTTCGGCATGGAGCACGCCAAGGACAACGAAAAACCCGACCTCAAGGAGTTCTGGCACGTCGGCCGCGAGTTTGACGCCGACAGCCCCCTGGCCAAGCGCATGCCGCAGAACGTGTGGCCCGACGAGCTCCCCGCATTCCGCGACAACACCCTCGCCCTGTACGACGCGCTCGAGGCGAGCGCCCACAAGATGCTCGCCGCCATCAGCGAGTACCTGGGCCAGCCCAAAGACTTCATCCCGAGCAAGGCCCAAGACGGCAACAGCATCATCCGCATCATCCACTACCCGGTGTGCGACGGCTTCGACGAGCCGGGCCAGATGCGCGCGGCCGAGCACGAGGACATCAACCTGATCACGCTCTTGCCGGCGGCGACCGACTCGGGGCTCGAGATCTTGACCCGCGACGGCGAATGGCTGCCGGTGCCGTCGCTCGAAGGTCAGCTCATCGTCGACACCGGCGACATGATGAAGCGCCTGACGAACGACGTCATCCCCGCCACCACCCACCGCGTGGTCAACCCCGAAGGCGAGCCCGAGCCGCGCTACTCGATGCCGTTCTTCGTGCACCCGCACCCCGACGCCAGCCTCGAGGTCATCGCCGACTGCGTCCCCGAGGGCGAAGAGCCCAAGTACGAGCCGACGACGGCCGACGAGTACTTGCAGGAGCGTTTGCGCGCGATTGGCGTGGCGTGA
- a CDS encoding WD40 repeat domain-containing protein, whose product MSMSDASATPAFVDWHELSTDLSPAELQAAIDAADWEHFVAARDLPELRARLERLAETDGVGELHHACTAAIRARGAQLRPRFRHTEPFVAYALSPDGEHLAVGTWVGADYNAGGTLQIWEVATGRLVNVLDGVDGGVGWPGYANCIQWSPDGSRVGAAFSTNAVGDFAPFGARNEPGTWVAVTHGWSRPPAWCWRPDGQAVAVGCWGPSAVPGCIAEFQTDHVYEDDAGWFADELGEPIVEALTLEDGDVEEIQPQEFLQFSPEGTHLFGHNGHLQAYAIDVASGDIEWLSTVGRHVAWRPDGAVFAHDLTGLVFYDADSGLPTSQMPMHMGGSELSWAPGADSRLLAMVVEPDNQFGADPGVHLYDDGEYLGSVDLAPGAPGDIWDFEDAKLWAWAPGGKRAACLTAQATVEVFAVGAEPEHLATLEVDEPTAGILWGANDTIVCVGKEHLAFWDLARATQRSDDETWWVVDRRFAWPTQWDEAPAGEAVPFDGHQPAEPDEPAELDLGSEATLDDIFSVHRESLGGLGAGWRSHTADHHREVAVMLAERGEVEAARQAAESAATDHGFVAANADIAVIFARNGHTEAAQTALATAEMFAEHGIEGWATTFAYAPLAAANHVLGNEARADELFEMARENIEQEANAFQRYLALARGYLAMGDYDAADAAILEGPWDSGWLNHFLSAYLVDLARHGEFDRLDSMLDRCEAAGMNISEFRLADGIVDALIDAEQYERAWQLLARFDGLSVTHYREQIVTAMLENGHREDSIELSARYLDENREYVGMLLDWAELLVRLDERGADALAVELEERVDEILAAWKPADALQKWGALASATGRTVEALAIVDEFDDETNQFAALCGLGSTHEEGLEREKLFERAELLLDILGGDELAHVLRLAKAAHRAGDAARHERLFGRATALATDGTRDKRFALSDLQDAQISVGDLAAAYETLREQTPTNRRYEMDTLLDACAQAGEYGAVRQLLEQLPAEDLNDRTQHALRALRMATCGRNYGPCW is encoded by the coding sequence ATGAGCATGTCCGACGCCTCAGCCACTCCTGCCTTTGTTGATTGGCACGAGCTTTCCACCGACCTCTCGCCCGCCGAGCTGCAAGCAGCCATCGACGCGGCCGACTGGGAGCATTTCGTCGCCGCGCGCGACCTGCCCGAGCTCCGCGCGCGCCTCGAGCGCCTCGCCGAGACCGACGGCGTCGGTGAACTCCACCACGCCTGCACGGCCGCGATTCGCGCACGCGGCGCCCAACTCCGTCCCCGTTTTCGCCACACCGAACCCTTCGTCGCCTACGCGCTGAGTCCCGACGGCGAGCATCTGGCCGTGGGCACCTGGGTCGGCGCGGACTACAACGCAGGCGGCACGCTGCAGATCTGGGAGGTCGCCACCGGCCGGCTCGTCAACGTCCTCGACGGCGTCGACGGCGGCGTCGGCTGGCCCGGCTACGCCAATTGCATCCAGTGGAGCCCCGACGGAAGCCGCGTGGGCGCGGCGTTTTCGACTAACGCGGTCGGCGACTTCGCCCCCTTCGGCGCCCGCAACGAGCCGGGCACTTGGGTGGCGGTGACCCACGGCTGGAGCCGGCCGCCGGCGTGGTGCTGGCGTCCCGACGGCCAGGCCGTCGCAGTGGGCTGCTGGGGCCCGTCGGCCGTGCCGGGGTGCATCGCGGAGTTTCAGACCGACCACGTCTACGAGGACGACGCCGGTTGGTTCGCCGACGAGCTCGGCGAGCCCATCGTCGAGGCGCTGACGCTCGAGGACGGCGACGTCGAGGAGATTCAGCCGCAGGAGTTCTTGCAATTTTCGCCCGAGGGGACGCACCTCTTCGGGCACAACGGCCACCTGCAGGCCTACGCCATCGACGTCGCCTCGGGCGACATCGAGTGGCTCTCGACGGTCGGCCGCCACGTCGCCTGGCGGCCCGACGGCGCCGTCTTCGCCCACGACCTGACGGGGCTCGTCTTCTACGACGCCGACAGCGGCCTGCCGACCTCGCAGATGCCGATGCATATGGGAGGCTCGGAGCTGTCGTGGGCGCCGGGCGCCGACTCGCGCCTCCTGGCGATGGTCGTCGAGCCCGACAACCAATTTGGCGCCGACCCCGGCGTGCACCTTTACGACGACGGCGAGTACCTGGGCAGCGTCGACCTCGCGCCGGGCGCGCCCGGCGACATCTGGGACTTCGAAGACGCCAAGCTCTGGGCGTGGGCGCCCGGCGGCAAGCGCGCAGCATGCCTGACCGCCCAGGCGACCGTCGAGGTCTTTGCCGTAGGCGCCGAGCCCGAGCACCTGGCAACCCTCGAGGTCGACGAGCCCACCGCCGGCATTTTGTGGGGGGCGAACGACACGATCGTCTGCGTGGGCAAGGAACACCTTGCGTTCTGGGACTTGGCCCGTGCAACGCAGCGCTCGGACGACGAGACGTGGTGGGTCGTCGACCGCCGATTCGCCTGGCCGACTCAATGGGACGAGGCGCCGGCGGGCGAGGCCGTGCCCTTCGACGGCCACCAGCCGGCCGAGCCCGACGAGCCGGCCGAGCTCGACCTCGGCTCCGAGGCCACCCTCGACGATATCTTCAGCGTCCACCGCGAGTCGCTCGGAGGGCTCGGCGCCGGCTGGAGGAGCCACACCGCCGACCACCACCGCGAAGTCGCCGTCATGCTCGCCGAGCGCGGCGAGGTCGAGGCCGCTCGCCAGGCCGCCGAGAGCGCGGCCACCGACCACGGCTTTGTGGCGGCCAACGCCGACATCGCGGTCATCTTCGCGCGCAACGGCCACACCGAAGCCGCCCAGACAGCCCTCGCCACCGCCGAGATGTTCGCCGAGCACGGCATCGAAGGTTGGGCGACCACCTTCGCCTACGCCCCGCTCGCCGCGGCCAACCATGTGCTGGGCAACGAAGCGCGCGCCGACGAACTCTTCGAGATGGCGCGCGAGAATATCGAGCAGGAGGCCAACGCCTTCCAGCGCTACCTGGCGCTGGCCCGCGGCTACTTGGCCATGGGCGACTACGACGCAGCCGACGCAGCCATCCTCGAAGGCCCGTGGGACTCCGGCTGGCTCAACCATTTCCTGAGCGCCTACCTCGTCGACCTGGCCCGCCACGGCGAGTTCGACCGCCTCGACTCGATGCTCGACCGATGCGAGGCCGCCGGCATGAACATCTCGGAGTTCCGCCTCGCCGACGGCATCGTCGACGCCCTCATCGACGCCGAGCAGTACGAGCGCGCCTGGCAGCTCCTCGCGCGCTTCGACGGCTTGTCGGTGACCCACTATCGCGAGCAGATCGTCACGGCGATGCTCGAAAACGGCCACCGCGAAGACTCCATTGAACTGAGCGCCCGATACCTCGACGAGAACCGCGAATACGTAGGGATGTTGCTCGACTGGGCGGAGCTTCTCGTGCGCCTCGACGAGCGCGGCGCAGACGCGTTGGCCGTGGAGCTGGAAGAGCGCGTCGACGAAATCTTGGCCGCCTGGAAGCCCGCCGACGCCCTGCAGAAATGGGGCGCCCTAGCCTCCGCCACCGGCCGCACGGTCGAAGCACTCGCCATCGTCGACGAATTCGACGACGAGACGAACCAATTCGCAGCCCTATGCGGCCTGGGCTCGACCCACGAAGAGGGCCTCGAGCGCGAGAAACTCTTCGAGCGCGCCGAGCTCCTGCTCGACATCCTCGGCGGCGACGAACTCGCCCACGTGCTGCGCCTCGCCAAGGCCGCCCACCGCGCCGGCGACGCCGCTCGCCACGAGCGCCTCTTCGGACGCGCCACCGCACTGGCCACCGACGGCACCCGCGACAAACGCTTTGCCCTGAGCGACCTCCAAGACGCCCAGATCTCCGTCGGCGACCTCGCCGCCGCCTACGAAACCCTGCGCGAGCAGACACCCACCAACCGCCGCTACGAAATGGACACGCTGCTCGACGCCTGCGCCCAAGCCGGCGAATACGGCGCGGTGCGCCAGCTCCTCGAGCAACTGCCGGCCGAGGACCTGAACGACCGCACGCAGCACGCGCTCCGCGCGCTGCGTATGGCGACCTGCGGTCGCAATTACGGCCCGTGTTGGTGA
- a CDS encoding DUF2339 domain-containing protein, translating into MSEADEHNDALEKRLEGIEASLRRIEARLGVTETVTVTETETVTEPEPETGARQPETGTRQPEPEPVTEPVTVTEPEPATGNGIAVENWLDKIGIGLLLLGLGFLFKLSVELGLLTPPIKVGLGLLTGAGLGVAGWRVRESRRRLSQILMGGSSAAFYITLFAAYQFYDLLPHPIAFAGMIAVTLATFFIAIRQEDPALAVVGALGGFATPFMLSSGSGNYVGLSIYNAILVAGMVAIYAMRGWKSLLSVTAFGGWLIAAIAVVMSLDDALVGTVDTAVLGLHLLVVWGAIGVVPLLRPADSEREAKEIEAKQDPLRTLIVHGLTLVSPFFSLGLARALWDLPDWAWSTGYLIVAAAYFAGSFPLESRRSRSLASNVRAVAGLLLTLAIADYFTFDVWPVAFAMEAVALTLAARELDETPLRWGAHILAITAIFWLGFMLFDGSDAAGLAFLNASSAKAVGVLGSVLTMSLLLRGRTAKLAYRYAVHFLLLIYLLDQSMLAANGDVLGTACWGIYAIGLLIAGLRVDSKHLKYTGLATVVLAVGKLLVIDMAGTETIWRVLLFLGFGLALLAVSYVAPVLGGRASSASGVTPK; encoded by the coding sequence ATGAGTGAGGCTGACGAGCACAACGACGCACTCGAGAAGCGACTGGAAGGGATCGAGGCGAGCCTGCGAAGGATCGAGGCGCGGCTCGGGGTGACGGAGACGGTCACGGTTACGGAGACGGAGACGGTCACGGAACCGGAGCCGGAAACCGGCGCCCGGCAACCGGAAACCGGAACTCGGCAGCCGGAACCGGAGCCGGTCACGGAGCCGGTCACGGTCACGGAGCCGGAGCCGGCCACCGGCAACGGCATCGCCGTCGAGAACTGGCTCGACAAGATTGGCATCGGGCTGTTGCTGCTCGGCCTCGGCTTTTTGTTCAAGTTGTCGGTGGAGTTGGGTCTGCTCACACCACCCATCAAAGTCGGCCTCGGTCTGCTCACCGGCGCCGGGCTCGGCGTGGCCGGCTGGCGGGTGCGTGAGTCGCGCCGACGCCTGTCGCAGATCTTGATGGGCGGCAGCAGCGCCGCCTTCTACATCACGCTCTTTGCGGCCTACCAATTCTACGATTTGTTGCCCCATCCGATCGCCTTCGCCGGCATGATCGCGGTGACGCTGGCGACCTTCTTCATCGCCATACGCCAAGAAGACCCCGCGCTCGCCGTCGTCGGCGCCCTGGGCGGCTTCGCCACCCCGTTCATGCTCAGCTCCGGGTCCGGAAACTACGTGGGCCTGAGCATCTACAACGCCATCTTGGTCGCCGGCATGGTCGCCATCTATGCGATGCGCGGCTGGAAGAGCCTCCTGTCGGTCACCGCCTTCGGCGGCTGGCTCATCGCCGCCATCGCCGTGGTGATGAGCCTCGACGACGCCCTCGTGGGCACCGTCGACACCGCCGTACTCGGCCTCCACCTGCTCGTCGTCTGGGGGGCCATCGGCGTCGTCCCGCTCCTTCGCCCTGCCGACAGCGAAAGAGAAGCCAAAGAAATAGAGGCCAAACAAGACCCGCTGCGCACGCTGATCGTGCACGGGTTGACCCTCGTCTCGCCGTTCTTCTCCCTCGGCCTCGCGCGCGCCCTATGGGACCTGCCCGACTGGGCCTGGAGCACCGGCTACCTCATCGTCGCCGCGGCCTACTTCGCCGGCTCCTTCCCGCTGGAGTCGCGCCGCTCCCGCTCGCTCGCCTCGAACGTGCGCGCGGTCGCCGGACTCCTGCTCACCCTCGCCATCGCCGACTACTTCACGTTCGACGTCTGGCCGGTCGCCTTCGCCATGGAGGCCGTCGCGCTGACGCTGGCCGCGCGCGAGCTCGACGAAACCCCGCTGCGATGGGGCGCGCATATCTTGGCCATCACCGCGATCTTCTGGCTCGGCTTCATGCTCTTCGACGGCTCAGACGCCGCCGGCCTCGCCTTCTTGAACGCCTCGAGCGCCAAGGCCGTCGGCGTCCTCGGCTCCGTCTTGACGATGTCGCTCCTTCTACGCGGCCGCACCGCCAAGCTGGCGTACCGCTACGCCGTCCACTTCCTCCTGCTCATCTACCTGCTCGACCAGTCGATGCTCGCCGCCAACGGCGACGTGCTCGGCACGGCGTGTTGGGGCATCTACGCCATCGGGTTGCTGATCGCCGGCTTGCGCGTCGACTCGAAGCACCTCAAGTACACCGGCCTAGCCACCGTCGTACTGGCAGTCGGCAAGCTCCTCGTCATCGACATGGCCGGCACCGAGACGATCTGGCGCGTGTTGTTGTTCTTGGGGTTCGGCCTGGCTTTGTTGGCGGTGAGTTATGTGGCCCCAGTCTTGGGAGGCAGGGCTTCCAGCGCTAGTGGTGTGACACCGAAGTGA
- a CDS encoding strictosidine synthase family protein → MIEKRKVIIGTTAVAFAIGAFAIYTMSKAGAFRDIDPHLPGECRKVEDIVGGEDLQWHPDGEHVYVAAQDRRALGSPGHIYRLRPADPKAVPVDITPELDIPFHPHGLHLYVGEDGLERLFVVNHHNGMTAPHSIEVFDVTDDGSLEHVESITSEALVSPNDVVAVGPDQFYVTNDHGSSELWMHTIEDFLQLARGNVVFYDGEDFREVYGGTQYANGINVSPDGTELYLAETIAKTIKIFKRDPATNDLERKHTVETNMGVDNIGVTPANTLWVAGHPNLLAFLSHAGDPESRSPSEVIRLERAGPENWNVEEIYLDDGDPISGAAVGTARDDTLVIGPVFDPHLVVCEMGGE, encoded by the coding sequence ATGATCGAGAAACGAAAAGTAATCATCGGCACCACCGCCGTCGCCTTCGCCATCGGCGCCTTCGCCATCTACACGATGAGCAAAGCCGGCGCCTTTCGCGATATTGACCCTCACCTCCCCGGCGAATGCCGCAAGGTCGAGGACATCGTCGGCGGCGAGGATCTGCAGTGGCATCCCGACGGCGAGCACGTCTACGTGGCCGCGCAGGACCGGCGCGCCCTGGGCAGCCCCGGCCACATCTACCGGCTTCGCCCCGCCGACCCGAAGGCGGTGCCCGTCGACATCACGCCCGAGCTCGACATCCCGTTCCACCCGCACGGGCTGCACCTTTACGTGGGCGAAGACGGGCTCGAACGTCTCTTTGTGGTCAACCACCACAACGGCATGACTGCCCCGCACTCCATCGAGGTGTTCGACGTCACCGACGACGGCTCCCTCGAGCACGTCGAGTCGATCACCTCAGAGGCGCTCGTCTCGCCGAACGACGTGGTCGCGGTCGGCCCCGACCAGTTCTACGTGACCAACGACCACGGCAGCTCCGAGCTGTGGATGCACACCATCGAGGACTTCCTGCAGCTCGCCCGCGGCAACGTCGTCTTCTACGACGGCGAGGACTTCCGCGAGGTCTACGGCGGCACCCAATACGCCAACGGCATCAACGTGAGCCCCGACGGCACGGAACTCTACCTGGCCGAGACGATCGCCAAGACGATCAAGATCTTCAAGCGCGACCCCGCCACGAACGATCTCGAGCGCAAGCACACCGTCGAGACCAACATGGGCGTCGACAATATCGGCGTCACCCCCGCCAACACGCTGTGGGTCGCCGGCCACCCCAACCTCCTCGCCTTCCTGAGCCACGCCGGTGACCCCGAGTCGCGCTCCCCGTCGGAGGTCATCCGCCTCGAGCGCGCCGGCCCCGAGAACTGGAACGTCGAGGAGATCTACCTCGACGACGGCGACCCTATCTCCGGCGCGGCCGTGGGCACCGCACGCGACGACACGCTGGTCATCGGGCCGGTCTTCGACCCGCATCTCGTGGTGTGTGAGATGGGTGGGGAGTAG
- a CDS encoding DUF2252 family protein, whose translation MKLYRIPPILLIAALCGACSGETRHSERAAWLQTTLVEDNLLVIEREPELSAGKFAKMASLPYYYFRGTNAQFYRDLTDADAPFSQTAFGSSAASGVLLMGDPHPENIGTYRSAKGEMNVEFNDFDGARFGPFHFDVRRLGVGFGVAAETMELDTTTRDALIEAAARGYVDEIGRMSRGAEPYRVDPNFPGPILGDLIDGAIKDGDEKEALFEYTRVRDGRRRLFFGAVESPIVEGVIEDELVEVDARERRLVERLVAQYPQTLVEPQPAGAFELKGVGRRLGGGVASYALLRFYALVEGPTDSRDDDWLLELKEIRDPTAIPRLAELPPRQFDTNAQRVVVAQRRMQIDAKNDPLLGWAASDTLSFRVRHRTKYQKGLDVADIEEGLAEADWDIQHVLRFATIAGRLLARSHAIAPRRDGGDALAAIAATLDGREDAFVDETSTFARSYTDRVMSDYALFVDLLDAEGPLLGARRMRATP comes from the coding sequence ATGAAGCTGTACCGCATTCCCCCCATCCTTCTCATCGCCGCACTCTGCGGGGCCTGCAGCGGCGAGACCCGACACTCCGAGCGCGCCGCCTGGCTGCAGACGACCCTCGTCGAGGACAACCTTCTGGTCATCGAGCGCGAGCCCGAGCTCAGCGCGGGCAAATTCGCCAAGATGGCGTCACTGCCCTACTACTATTTTCGCGGCACCAACGCCCAGTTCTACCGCGACCTGACCGACGCCGACGCCCCCTTCAGCCAGACCGCGTTCGGCTCGAGCGCCGCGTCGGGCGTGTTGCTCATGGGCGACCCGCACCCGGAGAATATCGGCACTTACAGATCGGCCAAAGGTGAGATGAACGTCGAGTTCAACGACTTCGACGGGGCGCGCTTCGGGCCGTTTCACTTCGACGTGCGCCGGCTCGGCGTGGGCTTCGGGGTGGCCGCCGAGACGATGGAGCTCGACACCACGACCCGCGACGCGCTCATCGAGGCGGCCGCGCGGGGCTACGTCGACGAGATCGGGCGCATGAGCCGGGGCGCCGAGCCGTATCGCGTCGACCCGAACTTCCCGGGGCCCATTCTGGGCGACCTCATCGACGGCGCCATCAAAGACGGAGACGAGAAGGAGGCCCTATTCGAGTATACCCGTGTGCGCGACGGTCGGCGCCGGCTCTTCTTCGGCGCGGTCGAGTCGCCCATCGTCGAGGGCGTCATCGAGGACGAGCTCGTCGAGGTCGACGCACGCGAGCGGCGCCTCGTCGAGCGCCTCGTCGCCCAGTACCCGCAGACGCTCGTCGAGCCCCAGCCAGCCGGGGCGTTCGAGCTCAAGGGCGTCGGCCGCCGCTTGGGCGGCGGAGTGGCGAGTTATGCGCTGCTTCGGTTCTATGCGCTCGTCGAGGGGCCGACCGACTCGCGAGACGACGACTGGCTGCTCGAGCTCAAAGAGATTCGCGACCCCACCGCCATTCCGCGCCTGGCGGAGCTGCCGCCGCGCCAATTCGACACCAACGCCCAGCGCGTCGTCGTCGCGCAACGCCGCATGCAAATCGACGCGAAGAATGACCCGCTGTTGGGCTGGGCGGCCTCCGACACCCTGAGCTTTCGGGTGCGCCACCGTACCAAATACCAAAAGGGCCTCGACGTCGCCGACATCGAAGAGGGCCTGGCCGAGGCTGACTGGGACATCCAGCATGTGCTCCGCTTCGCCACGATCGCCGGGCGCCTGCTCGCCCGCAGCCACGCCATCGCTCCGCGCCGCGACGGCGGCGACGCGCTCGCCGCCATCGCCGCCACCCTCGACGGGCGCGAAGACGCCTTCGTCGACGAGACCTCCACGTTCGCCCGATCCTATACCGACCGCGTGATGAGTGATTACGCCCTCTTCGTCGACCTGCTCGACGCCGAGGGGCCGTTGCTCGGCGCGCGCCGAATGAGAGCAACGCCGTGA